From Jeotgalibaca dankookensis, one genomic window encodes:
- a CDS encoding aldose 1-epimerase family protein — MLTVLENDYLKVAIAKKGAELRNIIHKQEGFDYLWQGAEGYWSKQAPNLFPIVGRLNENKYLKAGKVYEMNQHGFARDLDFEVVDVSNQTVTFSLQENTETLERYPYKFQLKITYQLEGNQLMVSYQVENNSDEEMPYSLGGHPAFHLPINGEGVFEDYQLQLSPVPEKLDYFEMDPPPYLSGRKLPLDVLNEGAIPINRDLFGAGLVMDTQGFVKQATLTSTKSKHSISLEMGDFPYLCLWTEEGVEAPFVCVEPFHGVADEYGPVGALSDKRGINSLAVSESRTHQFAMKFT, encoded by the coding sequence ATGTTAACAGTCTTAGAAAATGATTATTTAAAAGTAGCCATTGCCAAAAAAGGGGCAGAGTTGCGAAATATTATCCACAAACAAGAAGGCTTTGATTACCTGTGGCAAGGAGCTGAAGGCTATTGGTCAAAGCAAGCGCCTAACCTTTTCCCAATTGTAGGTAGATTAAACGAGAATAAGTACCTAAAGGCAGGGAAAGTTTATGAAATGAATCAACACGGTTTTGCACGGGACTTAGATTTTGAAGTAGTCGATGTCTCTAACCAAACGGTCACATTTTCTTTACAAGAGAATACAGAAACGTTAGAGCGTTATCCTTACAAGTTTCAATTAAAAATTACCTATCAATTAGAGGGAAATCAGTTAATGGTCTCCTACCAAGTAGAAAACAATTCGGATGAAGAAATGCCTTATTCATTAGGGGGGCATCCCGCTTTTCATTTGCCGATTAATGGGGAAGGAGTGTTTGAAGATTATCAGCTTCAGCTCTCACCCGTTCCAGAAAAACTAGATTATTTTGAAATGGATCCCCCTCCCTACCTAAGTGGACGTAAATTACCACTTGATGTCTTAAATGAGGGGGCCATTCCAATCAATCGTGATTTATTTGGGGCAGGTCTTGTGATGGATACACAGGGGTTCGTTAAACAAGCAACATTAACCTCAACTAAGTCAAAGCATAGTATCAGTCTTGAGATGGGAGACTTCCCTTATTTGTGTTTATGGACAGAAGAAGGAGTAGAAGCACCTTTTGTCTGTGTAGAGCCTTTCCATGGTGTAGCAGACGAGTATGGTCCTGTGGGCGCACTTAGTGATAAAAGAGGAATAAACAGTCTAGCTGTTAGCGAAAGTCGCACTCACCAATTTGCGATGAAATTTACTTAA
- a CDS encoding IS1182 family transposase codes for MYKKYNTNQTTLPLELSALLPQDHLVFVIDEFIESLDWSAYPLFEASEGRPGYHPRLLIKALLFAYSEGIFSGRKMEKMMLENIAMMWLVSQETISYRTINRFRSSLFCQNLLPELFAEFAAKLKTENMVTMETLFVDGTKIEANANKFSFVWKKAIERYKASLKEKAMQYFKEEIQPLVDQAMQIDDSDELSTAELEEIATIIEQEIQDLSSDIEANPVKGKNPKKQRRRTLKKHLRKLVNDFIPRKKKYAAYEEVFEDRNSFSKTDTDATFMRMKDDYMQNGQLKAGYNIQIGTENQFALAVGVFPNPTDTRTLIPFVDSLTILPKTIVADAGYGSEENLDYLDQIDVEHLIKYNAFDKEQKRSYKSSDKNRKNWEYVVEENYFVHPDGTKYYFSHISRKKNTSGFVQIIHVYKPTNPEEAPQKSFNYNWHYEELKEQETSKLLSPERSRIFAQRKIDVEPVFGQIKANLGFTRFHLRGKEKVKVDIELALMANNLRKYNLRKAS; via the coding sequence ATGTATAAAAAATATAACACAAACCAAACCACTTTACCATTGGAATTATCCGCTTTGCTTCCCCAAGACCATCTTGTTTTTGTTATCGATGAATTTATTGAATCGTTAGATTGGTCTGCCTATCCTTTATTCGAGGCTTCCGAAGGAAGGCCTGGTTATCATCCGCGTTTGCTTATCAAGGCTTTGTTATTCGCCTACTCGGAAGGTATCTTCTCGGGACGGAAAATGGAAAAGATGATGTTGGAGAACATCGCTATGATGTGGTTGGTAAGCCAAGAAACGATTTCCTACCGTACAATCAACCGGTTTCGGTCATCACTGTTTTGCCAAAATCTGTTACCGGAATTGTTTGCGGAATTTGCAGCGAAACTGAAGACAGAAAATATGGTCACGATGGAAACCCTCTTCGTTGATGGCACGAAAATTGAAGCAAATGCCAATAAGTTTTCTTTTGTCTGGAAAAAGGCCATTGAGAGATACAAAGCTTCCCTTAAAGAAAAGGCGATGCAGTACTTTAAGGAAGAAATTCAACCATTGGTTGACCAAGCCATGCAGATTGATGATTCTGATGAACTGTCCACCGCTGAGTTGGAAGAAATTGCCACTATCATTGAGCAAGAAATTCAAGACCTGTCTAGTGACATCGAGGCGAATCCAGTTAAAGGGAAAAACCCTAAAAAGCAAAGACGACGGACGCTAAAGAAACACTTGCGTAAATTGGTCAATGACTTTATTCCACGTAAGAAAAAATATGCGGCGTATGAAGAAGTTTTTGAGGATCGGAACAGCTTCTCAAAAACGGATACCGACGCTACGTTTATGCGAATGAAAGATGACTATATGCAAAATGGACAACTTAAGGCAGGATACAATATTCAAATTGGTACTGAAAACCAATTCGCTTTGGCCGTCGGGGTGTTTCCTAATCCTACGGATACGCGGACACTCATCCCTTTTGTAGATTCCTTGACCATTTTACCGAAGACCATTGTAGCTGATGCTGGATATGGCAGTGAGGAAAACCTGGATTACTTGGACCAAATTGATGTGGAACACCTTATCAAATATAATGCGTTTGATAAAGAACAAAAGCGTAGTTATAAATCATCAGATAAAAACAGAAAAAATTGGGAGTATGTGGTGGAAGAAAATTATTTTGTCCATCCGGATGGTACGAAATATTATTTCAGCCATATCAGCCGCAAGAAGAACACGAGTGGTTTCGTTCAGATAATCCATGTATATAAACCGACTAATCCGGAAGAAGCCCCCCAAAAATCATTTAACTATAATTGGCACTATGAGGAATTAAAAGAACAAGAAACGAGTAAGCTTTTATCGCCCGAAAGGTCTCGGATTTTTGCACAACGCAAAATCGATGTTGAGCCTGTTTTTGGCCAGATAAAGGCTAATTTGGGTTTCACTCGATTCCATTTACGTGGAAAAGAAAAGGTAAAAGTTGATATTGAATTGGCCTTGATGGCCAATAACTTGAGAAAATATAATCTAAGGAAGGCTAGTTAA
- a CDS encoding cupin domain-containing protein translates to MAIDEKDYGKKPHVVNIEDLTKDNNHYRTTIWTGEKLQVTVMSIQPNDDIGLEVHHGIDQFIRIEEGKGFCQMGPTEDNLDFERQVGDDDAVFVPADMWHNITNTGDKPLKLYTIYAGPDHLKGTVHPTHQDAKDDPNEH, encoded by the coding sequence ATGGCAATTGATGAAAAAGATTATGGTAAAAAACCTCATGTAGTAAACATTGAAGATTTAACTAAGGATAACAATCATTACCGAACAACTATTTGGACGGGTGAAAAACTCCAAGTAACTGTCATGAGCATCCAACCAAATGATGATATTGGTCTAGAGGTCCATCATGGCATTGACCAATTTATTCGGATTGAGGAAGGAAAGGGCTTCTGTCAAATGGGTCCTACTGAAGACAATTTAGACTTTGAACGTCAAGTGGGAGATGATGATGCGGTTTTTGTACCAGCGGATATGTGGCATAATATTACTAATACAGGTGACAAGCCACTGAAATTATATACTATTTATGCAGGTCCAGATCATTTAAAAGGAACCGTTCACCCTACTCATCAGGATGCCAAGGACGATCCAAACGAACATTAA
- a CDS encoding aldo/keto reductase produces the protein MSKLKTLSNGQLIPVLGYGTWQNTDPQECIDGVKTALETGYRHIDTAQMYGNEELVGEGIRLSHVPRKDIFLTSKLDNPNHGYERAKKAIDDSLERLGTDYMDLFLIHWPEVEGHMEDWQESNIETWRALEEAYEAGKIKAIGLSNFKTKHLKNLLANCRIKPMVNQLRLHPGIAQKETVAMSREAGMVIQAWSPLSPLSQMLDDEAVVSMTEKYQKSLAQLLLRYSLQKDFIPLTKSVHKDRIKENAAIFDFKIDEEDMAYFDQWEWEGELFN, from the coding sequence GTGAGTAAATTAAAAACATTGTCAAATGGACAGTTAATTCCTGTCCTAGGGTACGGAACGTGGCAAAATACCGATCCACAAGAATGTATTGATGGTGTAAAAACGGCTTTAGAGACCGGTTATCGTCACATCGATACAGCGCAGATGTACGGAAATGAGGAACTAGTAGGAGAAGGGATACGTTTAAGTCATGTCCCTCGCAAAGATATTTTCTTAACCAGTAAGCTGGATAATCCTAATCATGGGTATGAAAGAGCTAAAAAAGCTATTGATGACTCGTTAGAGCGTCTTGGAACCGACTACATGGATCTATTTTTAATTCATTGGCCAGAAGTGGAAGGACACATGGAAGACTGGCAAGAGAGCAATATTGAAACGTGGCGTGCACTTGAAGAGGCATATGAGGCTGGTAAAATCAAAGCGATTGGTCTCAGCAACTTCAAAACAAAACATTTGAAAAATTTACTGGCAAATTGCCGCATCAAGCCAATGGTGAACCAACTTCGTTTACATCCAGGCATTGCTCAAAAAGAAACAGTAGCAATGAGTCGGGAAGCGGGTATGGTCATCCAAGCATGGTCACCGTTATCACCCCTGTCACAAATGCTAGATGATGAAGCAGTTGTTTCAATGACTGAAAAATACCAAAAATCTCTAGCGCAACTTTTATTACGTTATAGCTTACAAAAGGACTTCATACCATTGACTAAATCGGTTCATAAAGACCGTATTAAAGAAAATGCTGCTATTTTTGATTTTAAAATCGATGAAGAAGATATGGCCTATTTCGATCAATGGGAATGGGAAGGCGAACTTTTTAACTAA